In Mugil cephalus isolate CIBA_MC_2020 chromosome 7, CIBA_Mcephalus_1.1, whole genome shotgun sequence, the sequence AAGGTCACAGCGGAAGGGCACATGCTGGGCATGGCCCATAGGTAATGTGtgaattcacacacacagacgcgcgcgcacacacacacacacacacacacacagataaacataatgccacgaacacacacaaaaggaagaagaaagcgGTTATCAGTCATATCATCAGTAAACAGGTTAAACTCAGCCCAGCGACTACAACCGCTgcagaaaaatctaaattaataCCAACGGGGTCACATCAGTCTGTGAACCCATAGAACCGATATCTCTGCCAACAGGCTTCCTGTTTACAACATCAAAACAAGATATTACTTTCTCTGAACCCTCACAGCTTTATggggaagtgttttttttttttgttttttttttaaatagtattGATGGCATGAAATCATATTTTTGCAGGACAACAGTCAGATCATAATCAGCGCCCAAGAATGTGGCAATGGCATTTTTGCGATGTTAGAAAGCaataatgagaaaacaaaactggtgTGATAAATGGTGTTGATTTCAACTGCTTTGAACTGATGCTAATTATGAACGTCACTGGGTCACCttaaagtaaacacacacacaaatatgcgTATATGTGTTTAAAACGAGGAGTTACCGTAGGGAGGTGCGGGCCGGTTAGGCACGTTTTTCTTCGACGGGAGCGCAGGATTGTCCGGcttctgctcacacacacaagggggaaaaaaaaaaaaaaagagaaaaactctCAGCTGTCGCGCAAAATGATGACCCCAACAGAAATGTCAGCCAAGATATAAAGCCTTTGGAGTTTTACAAGAGAGACTCTTTCCATAAGTGTGATGAATCGGAAGAAAACTGAGAAATCAGTCACGATCAGAGCGAAATTAACAGCATGGCTTTCTACGGCTTAAGTGGAAAACTGTGCTTTATGGTGCGACTGATTCATAACTTCAAGAGACTCCAGAGCTTACCTTTGACATCTGACTGAAGTCAGCAAATCCACCCCCCTTGCTTCCAAAAGAGTTGCTTCCAAAGGGGTCCGCTTTCCCAAACAAATCTGCGACAAGAGTACATTGAAATGCATCTGGAACACTTGAATACGTTGGCGGAAAGAACCAGAAACTATAATGGAGTTCGAGGCCCAAACCGCACATTCAAAATCATCTCTGCATCTTGCTTATTCTGTACGGGCCCCACGGCCCCCGTGCTATTTTCAGAGGAGGGAATGTGGCATGACCGTTTAATTTTccatgacatttcacaaaaaaaaacctgtaaagCAGAGGTTTTGTTTGACCTGACGTATGCATCTGATCAGCTAATTAAAGGCGTCAGTTGGCGTACTGTTAACCAGAACTGTGCCTGGGTTGTTTTGAAGCTCGGTGGTGTGCCacttaatgaaaaaaacagcaaactgCAGATGGttacagtgaaaaaacaaaacattgtaaGAGAATATGTTTGTTGTGAGTGTGCAACCACAAAAGAGCCCATTCATGTGCAGTgcgctgtgttttctttttgcgcACAGTAACTCGGCTCAGGTCTACAGTTGCCTCTGTGTCCCTCTTAAGCATGTGTAGCACGGCAGATCATCGGCCAGCGGCAGCCCCTAACTTAAAACAACTTCCGCACCGAATGAGGCACGGCGGCTCAATGGCAGCAGATATAAAGGGAGGACAGAGGCAGAAGTGAACTGGTTAAAGGAGTGGCAGTGTATTCTAGTAGAGCAGGACCAGCAGTCACAGAGTTTCTGTTATGTTTGGCTCCCGCAAGCCTCCTGTTTTTCCAGGGTAGGGGGGAGTATTTTTAGTTGGCCAGTAGTTAAATGCGTAGGTACCCGACTAAAAATAGCCTTAAACCACAGGAAAATTTGAAGGCGCAGTGGGCAAAAATTGTTTTCCCTtaatgccccccctccccaaaataaaatctaaatccaACACGTCACCGAGAACGGTCAAGAATGACTCTTTGAGTTTCGCAACTAGAGCGCTCTCTCGTCCTCTGCAGTCGGTTAATAAAGTCACATTGTGGGAAACCTGCAGTTATTAGTGCAAGGATATGACCGCGCGAATGAGAGACGTTATTTAGCCATGCGACAGTGAAGGCATTGAGGCggtaaaaatgactcaaaacgaCTAAAAACACCGAATCGATATCAGCTCAGTTTCATTTTGAGTGCCAACTACGATTAGCGCACTGCGATAAAACCTTGTGGTAGCGATTCGGTTAGCAGGTAGTTACGTTTTATCTCAAAATGTCCGGCGATAATGCACAAACCGCGCTGCTACCAGGGAGGCAATCTCCAGATAGGGTGGCAGCGATGACTTCACTCTGTGGAAGTCAAGAAGTGGAAGAACTCAAGGGAGTTGTAACTTTTGCAGCAGCTTGCAAAGCTTCAGCAAGATGCACCCTAAAGGGCCGCGATGGCTAAAAATACCACTGTTGTGCCCGCGTCAAGTGTGACAGCAGAAGGGACCAGATCATAGTTGTCCGGAGGAAGCTCTTCTACCATGACGATGATTTCCATTTGATTTCAGGTCGACAGAAGAGGACTTTGCGAGAAAAAGACAcggaaatgaaataaagtgatACCTGACAGTCTATAGCCTACACCGGATACAACGTAggccctttttgttttttgtaaattcaGATTACAGATGATGCAATTTGCCGACAAGGATCTGTCTGAAGCTACTTCAAAAACACTTGACTTATTTATATGAATGAGAGCTAAATTTTGCTGTTCTgccaaaaaacagaacagcaaaATTTATCCATAAATCTCTTTGCTTTAtaactatttaaaaataattgaaaggCGAGAAGCCCACAAGTCTTCACATTTACATCCAATGACAGGCATGCCATGATGCGTGTGAGCAGCGGTGTACCTGAGTCCTTTGGTTTTGGGCTGTTGGATGCGAAGGGGTCTCCACCACTGCTGAAGGCACTCGGCTGAGAAAATACAGAAGCACCAAGTACAGTGAAATTCAAAAGAAGTttagaatacacacacacacaatgacccCTTCGACATGACAACCAGGAATCCCTCTCTGGTTTGCGTTCCCAGTTATCTTTTAACAGTGAAGACACGCCGGAGCTTGTTTCTGTCAGCGCCACAGTAAAGAAAATTCATTCCGAACGTAAACAGAAGAGCGTTGGTCTACTCGCAATCACGCCGCATATGAAAGCACCCTGATTAGACTTTCAAAGAagtgtttctagtttgatgccGAAAAACAAAAGTCTGATACCTTGACTGGCGGTGTGGGTTTTCTACCAAAGGGCTCTGCAGATCCAAACAAGTCCGACTTGTCACTCTTCTTGAAGAAGTCCTCCTGTGATGTACCTTTGAAGGGATCACTTTCTTTGAAGGGGTCTCCTCCAAATGGATCTAGAAAAGGAACAAGACACTTGTCACCTGTGATATGAAATGCTCATACACAgcaggggtgggtattggcaagaaCTTCATGGTACGTAACGAGATACTTGAGCATATTGCAAtgttctacatagttcactgagaaatattaaGTGCAGCTTAACATACAAGTTGTACATCAGATGActgtgataattcattggacaaactgagtcaaaaaacaatattaacccAAATGATGCATTTCCAATTTATGGCACTTGTgtagaaaaagtggtggtggcaGAAGTTGTTCAAGATagacccaaaacatgactttttcttttgaaatcaaTATTCAAAGACATTTCAATAGATTGTTTCCCCACCCCTAATACACAGGGACCCAAAATTAGTGGCCTCGATTACCAGGAAGCACAATGAAATAGGTCCTAACTGAgacaaaggaataaaataaaggacGATACAACAAGGCATTCAGACCTTGGAAGAGGTCAGACTTGAAGGGGTCTTCTGTCTGGAAGGGGTCCGCCGGGGGCTCCTTTGCACCACTACTGTTGTTGAACATGGCTATCCTCGACTTGAAAGAGTCATCCTGATCAACAGatccagaaaataaatcaatacatGCACCTTCTCAGCGACAAACGAACTATTTTAAATCGTTAGAGCAGAAAAACGGTTACAGAAAGagtctgaaaaaacaacaaaaaagtgacagttgaacatggagattagcagcattagtttgaatcacaggctttaaatagagtctaaactgtaaaattaatttaaaagtgcaaagagctgttgtgcaattgactgaaccaacagatttgaaaagcagtcagagatatattctTACAGATATCTTCAACTGccgaagaaaagagaagtaaatgcaTCGCTGCATATGAAGAAACACCTGGCACCGCAAcactggtgctgtggttcacatttagtttcAAGTAATACTAATTTATGGTGTATTTTGTTTGATGAAGTCgtaccttaagttactttttaagttacgttctggagggatGTCAGATAAGTTTTTCAATATAGGCTGCACGATTctagaaaaaatgtgaatcacgattttttcgcttagaatttatttatttttttatacaaaatgtttattataaCTAATGaactttaagaaaacaaaacaaaaaaaaaaaaacattcaaatggtcattcagGTAGAGTGtgggtctgtgggtgactctcATCCACCTGAGGTTTCTTCGCCCTCCATTTgactctctttaccgctgacttctctctgcttctctccctcactgtttccacacactcaaccgCAGAAAGGCTTCATCTACTGacggaatcacgtgttgtaaagaggctttaccataggtcgagggaggagtcacctggcagtgctgcctttaggggtgCTTGAAAAAATCGGGGGAAAAAATGGgggcatttgtttgtgatgcggctcgtgaaataaaatgcttaagaatcgttgcGTTTCGAAATGAGATGGCGTTtatgtgtgaatcgagattgcaattttttaacgatttatcgtgcagccctattTGTCAATGTTGATGTTTTGGCAAAGTTACGGCCGATGGTGACCATTTCAGGTCCaacaataattaacaataaaacaataaatggaatatttgtgatcactcctcgtcaacCTTTTaactacagtattgtatggctaatgttacttctccgtaaagctcttagcgttagcatcttttatttagctacatttatcataactgaaatgaactaaacctagcttaaactaactgaaaccgAGGCTAATAtaacttttccaaatccatgctagttcgtatggatcattgtcgagtccaattgtccttaatttgatctgataatccacatttttcccggtctcgctgtatttactgctacatttcaccatgtttttgccactcaggggggcgtggccccagacGGCAGTGACATAAGTGAATACCCTCTATTACTATAAAGGCTGATATGCTTTCATTATTAACAGGATCAACAGAAAGGAAGATGAACTAAGGGGTTCTGAGTTTCTGTGGCTGCCACAGGATAGATATGTCTTCATGATGTCCTCACCGCACTTCTGAAACCTCCATTCGCCTTCTCAGCAAACCCTTCGCTTAGGTCTGGCAGGTTGCTGAGGTTTCCACCGTTGATGCTGCTCAAAGCGTTGTTGTACTCCTCAATGGTCTTGGTCATTTCCTTCTGGTTGTCCTGGATCAGCGACAGCTTACTGCGAGCCTAGAAGCACATAAGGccgtttaattaaaaaaatatatccattATATACATTTGATATCCTTCATTGTGTCTTTTAAAATATGGGTCAAAGTTGTTCAACATTTCACACTTGGCAGAAATTCGAAACCACTGTGACTTCAAGCcacaataagaaataaaaagcgGCTGAAACCGAAACTTGAATTTGcagtttgtcatttatttactaGAATTACAATCTGTCATAGTTTTACTTCAAGTAATAAGACAATGAGACACATAAACAAtacataacattaaaataattgaCAAACTTAACCCGAGTTGAGAGCTTAAAGGCTCAAAGCACCACAGTGTCCTCGTGTAACCCGTTGTCTGACTTGTACCCACCTGGTTGAGCTCATCCTGGGTGGTTTTGAGCGACTTAACAATGCTATCCAGCTGAACACGGCCGGAGAGCAGGCTCTGCTCCAGctgggcctcctcctcctgcagacgACTCAGGTCCGCTTTGGTGCGACTCAGCTCATCTTCTTGGCTGCGGAGGTCCGACTCCTGAGAGTGGATCTGGCTCTGCAGGGACGAAATCTGGAGGGCGAAAGGAAAGAGACGTTTTAGATTTGTAGCATTCAGGAATTATagctttaaatcacatttacacttacttgccagttcattgggGACACTAGAGACTATAACCTACAATCCTCTTAGGTTCATGAAGGTTCAGCGTTAGTTTGAAATAACTAGAGCTGTGGTTTGTTGAACTATTGAACCTTTTTGTGTTGAACCGATATGTTGCTGGTATTTTAGCAACCACATTTTAGTCACTCACACATTAATTAGCAACTATTTACAGTAATAAGGTAATGAAGGGGGTTTTTATTTACGACTGCtatattaaaatgcataaatTCTCACTAGTGTCCCTAATGATCTGGCAAGTTAATGTATTTTTGACCTACTTGACGAGATATAATCAATGATATTTTAAAGTTAGATCTCAGCAAGACCAGATAACGCTTCCTTTAAGCgtaaatatatgttttcctaTTATGCTTCAACTGTATATAGTTTAAGGAAGCACAgtaagagaaacacacacagttatctCGACTTTTAAACACAGTCTTAAAGTTGACACTTGATGACTATTTTTAACGTAATAATCTGCAGCACCTTCCCATTAATAAGTCCAGATTTAAAGTCACCACTGCTTGACACTTAACCTGGTACTTGAGATCACagtcaacaaaaaacattacacCACAACAAAATGACAAGCGCATTTGCATTTTCATGTCACCAGATTTAAATTTACATATGTCTGGGTCTGGGCAGTAgctttctgaaccaatcagagctctgtacatgaGTTGTGAGTAAATGCTCCATGCAATGcgtaattttcttctgatttcactgataaaagtcattatgggattcaaccaacacatccgacacaacaacttcttatttttttttaactgtgctccaactttgattactcaagaacaatactACTGTATTGGTGAGTGAGTGTTTCTGACTTTTATGATacaaacttcagagtcttggctttcaaaagaggcCAAGACCATGCAaaagctccaaaatgttcattcaatttactttggctACGTCTTAAAtaggtgtttttctgcaaaaaaaaagctggaatgATAAAAGGTTAATAAGTCATATCTCTAACCATCTGGGTCTCGTCCTGGCACTTCTGCTTGATGTCGTTGAGCATGCCTTCAAGCTTGGAGCGCTGCTGGTCCATCTCCTCCAGACGTTCCTGTGAATCCTGCTTCTGGGACTCCAGGTCCTGCAGGCTGCTGCTCTCCCTGTCCAAGTCATTCTGCATGTCCTGAGGGTTCATCAAACAAACCAAGAAGAGCACGTATTTACGGATTACAGCTTTATTACGACAGTGACTTGATCACTTCACCTGGGCTGACTGCTGTGAACAGCCTCTTTTTGTGTTACTGAGGTATTAACGTGCAGTTAGAGGTCCTCCCATTACTACAGACAACGTCAATATGATCTGGGCTCAGTCATACCTGAACATCTGTGTTCTGTCGTCTGATcgcttcctctttttctttaatctctTGCTCCAGGATGAATTTCTCTCTACAAGTGGGCGACGTGGGTGaagaacaaagacagagagactaTAATTAGGTCTTACTCACCAAGAAAAGCACGATTCTTGGAGACAAAACCGGGTCAAGTGGCATTTgtagtgtttttaatgtgcttGAAAAAGACGAGTGATGATAAGTGGATGAAGTGGAATGAAAGCAACACGCTAATGATTTGAAGTTTTGACTGACGTTGAATTATTAGGTTTATCAAGACTGGAACCTATTAAGAGTGAGCCACAGAGTGACGGCTGCTAAATAAAAAACGTGTCAAGTAGACAAGTGTCATACATATGTCCGTTGTTTGCTCTCTGCGATTGGTCTGATAGTTTAAACAGCTTTGATCCTCAACATCGCTGTAAcactcctcctctttttcttcttgcagaggaagagaaacaaagcTGTCCTCTTGCTGCTCAGTGTGCAGGGGCTCACCTCTGCAGCTGAGCCACTTCCTGGCTGAGGTCATCCAGCTCTTTGATGCCCGTCAGCTCTACCGACCCCGTGGAGCTGGCGCTGTCCTAAGGCAAGAGACATTGAGACAGACGAGTGAGCaaaaaaggagggagaaggagagttTGATAAGAAAGTGTAATGGGTGACTCGCGGGTGCCGGGAGGCGTGTCGATAATATGTAGAAGTGGACATGATAAACATGCAATGTGAACGTGAAGAAGCTGCGAGgacaaaaaaagggagggaCAAAGACGGCACAGGGGGCGTGAGTGGAGCTCCCTGCTGTTGTgtctaacaaaacaaaagtcgAAGGAAGGAAATGCGAACACCTTGCACGGCTACGAGGGGAGTGTGAGAGCCAGACAATACATGAATGACAAGAAATGCACACAGTCGAGACAATAGAAAAGAGCACTACAATAAAACGTGACTTATACGTCAGGAATTCGCTCAATAGAAAATCAGGCTGTCCCACaatcctgtctgtctgtgggggCTCCAAGAACAGTCACACGGAGGTTACTTTAAAAAATCACTTTCCTCAACACTGTAAATATATGTCTCATGAATATGTATTTATACTGAGTTCTCGTGTCTGGAGCAATCCTTTTATGTGGAAGGCTTAAATCTAGTAACtcatttgtatttgaataaccTTTCACAGCGTCTTTTTTTAGCGTCATGTTTGCTTTGATCCTATCTGCGGTTAACTAAAGCCTTCAGCAATTTGAACGTCTACCTTGACAAACAGCGAACAAAGTGGAACAGCTTGTTCTACAAGAACAACATGCAGGATGAAGTGAGAGTACACTATAGCCGGAGTGTCATTAGTTGATGTGACAGGCCGCTGGTGATGAAAGTGCAGCACATTATGTTCCCGTTCACGGTGTGCACTACAAACGGGTGagacggacaaaaaaaaaatatgacggAACACAGGCGCCACCTTGTGGCACGACGCTCAACTACTCACTCTGCGCATATTAGCTAGTGCTGCGAGTTCTGGTCTCACAGACGACATAAGCCCCGCATAGCTCTGTTAGACAGAATAGGagacagctcaaaaaaaaaaaaacaacaaaacaaaagcatttaaaacagttttgcaCTGGAAGAGTAGAAAGCAAGAAAGTGGAATCACCATTTAAAAGGCACAAAGTAGCAGGAAAACCCTTGAAACACATAAGCAAGTTTGTAAGGAAAAAGAGAATTTCAATTGAAAGATGGAGGAAAGGTTTAAAGTAAAGACTCACTGTGACAGTAGTTGATGTTCCAGTCCTTTCTGATGGAGGGATCATATCTGGAGTAAGAGCGGAGGGAGGGTCTTTTCCCTTATTGACCTTTTGATCAATCAGATACATGGCCAGAGAGAACTGCTCCCGGGACAGCTTCCCTGTCTGTTTGGTGTCGGCGAGTCCCCTGTGGAGAGGAGACGCTCAAATCACCTGATACTAAAATATTTGCAACAATGTTCACAAATAAATTACAGCTACAGAAAAGTTACTGTGACCCACATGGATATTAAATCCATTTACATCATTTAGAGTTACCATGACC encodes:
- the eps15l1b gene encoding epidermal growth factor receptor substrate 15-like 1 isoform X7 — translated: MAALMTLNQLSNGNPSFESYYRQLDPGNTGKISAGDAAQFLKKSGLSDSTLGKIWDMADSERRGYLDKRGFFLALRLVASAQGGNDISLSNLHQNVAAPKFKDTSSPLLGISTTAPESQWAIRSDEKGKFEGIFESLAPVNGLLSGDKVRPVLLNSKLPMDVLGKIWELSDIDKDGNLDKEEFTVVMHLVYRAMEKEPVPASLPASLIPPSKRKKSAVGLPGAVAVLPALSGLMSGPAPLKETLRSTSPYTTSAVNLSPKHSFKSSSPPAVNWVVPVADREKYDDIFKTTDKDNDGLVTGGEVIEIFMQSSLSQTMLAQIWGLADTKQTGKLSREQFSLAMYLIDQKVNKGKDPPSALTPDMIPPSERTGTSTTVTSYAGLMSSVRPELAALANMRRDSASSTGSVELTGIKELDDLSQEVAQLQREKFILEQEIKEKEEAIRRQNTDVQDMQNDLDRESSSLQDLESQKQDSQERLEEMDQQRSKLEGMLNDIKQKCQDETQMISSLQSQIHSQESDLRSQEDELSRTKADLSRLQEEEAQLEQSLLSGRVQLDSIVKSLKTTQDELNQARSKLSLIQDNQKEMTKTIEEYNNALSSINGGNLSNLPDLSEGFAEKANGGFRSADDSFKSRIAMFNNSSGAKEPPADPFQTEDPFKSDLFQDPFGGDPFKESDPFKGTSQEDFFKKSDKSDLFGSAEPFGRKPTPPVKPSAFSSGGDPFASNSPKPKDSDLFGKADPFGSNSFGSKGGGFADFSQMSKKPDNPALPSKKNVPNRPAPPYVWK
- the eps15l1b gene encoding epidermal growth factor receptor substrate 15-like 1 isoform X6, which encodes MAALMTLNQLSNGNPSFESYYRQLDPGNTGKISAGDAAQFLKKSGLSDSTLGKIWDMADSERRGYLDKRGFFLALRLVASAQGGNDISLSNLHQNVAAPKFKDTSSPLLGISTTAPESQWAIRSDEKGKFEGIFESLAPVNGLLSGDKVRPVLLNSKLPMDVLGKIWELSDIDKDGNLDKEEFTVVMHLVYRAMEKEPVPASLPASLIPPSKRKKSAVGLPGAVAVLPALSGLMSGPAPLKETLRSTSPYTTSAVNLSPKHSFKSSSPPAVNWVVPVADREKYDDIFKTTDKDNDGLVTGGEVIEIFMQSSLSQTMLAQIWGLADTKQTGKLSREQFSLAMYLIDQKVNKGKDPPSALTPDMIPPSERTGTSTTVTSYAGLMSSVRPELAALANMRRDSASSTGSVELTGIKELDDLSQEVAQLQREKFILEQEIKEKEEAIRRQNTDVQDMQNDLDRESSSLQDLESQKQDSQERLEEMDQQRSKLEGMLNDIKQKCQDETQMISSLQSQIHSQESDLRSQEDELSRTKADLSRLQEEEAQLEQSLLSGRVQLDSIVKSLKTTQDELNQARSKLSLIQDNQKEMTKTIEEYNNALSSINGGNLSNLPDLSEGFAEKANGGFRSADDSFKSRIAMFNNSSGAKEPPADPFQTEDPFKSDLFQDPFGGDPFKESDPFKGTSQEDFFKKSDKSDLFGSAEPFGRKPTPPVKPSAFSSGGDPFASNSPKPKDSDLFGKADPFGSNSFGSKGGGFADFSQMSKKPDNPALPSKKNVPNRPAPPYGNSSF
- the eps15l1b gene encoding epidermal growth factor receptor substrate 15-like 1 isoform X5, producing the protein MAALMTLNQLSNGNPSFESYYRQLDPGNTGKISAGDAAQFLKKSGLSDSTLGKIWDMADSERRGYLDKRGFFLALRLVASAQGGNDISLSNLHQNVAAPKFKDTSSPLLGISTTAPESQWAIRSDEKGKFEGIFESLAPVNGLLSGDKVRPVLLNSKLPMDVLGKIWELSDIDKDGNLDKEEFTVVMHLVYRAMEKEPVPASLPASLIPPSKRKKSAVGLPGAVAVLPALSGLMSGPAPLKETLRSTSPYTTSAVNLSPKHSFKSSSPPAVNWVVPVADREKYDDIFKTTDKDNDGLVTGGEVIEIFMQSSLSQTMLAQIWGLADTKQTGKLSREQFSLAMYLIDQKVNKGKDPPSALTPDMIPPSERTGTSTTVTSYAGLMSSVRPELAALANMRRDSASSTGSVELTGIKELDDLSQEVAQLQREKFILEQEIKEKEEAIRRQNTDVQDMQNDLDRESSSLQDLESQKQDSQERLEEMDQQRSKLEGMLNDIKQKCQDETQMISSLQSQIHSQESDLRSQEDELSRTKADLSRLQEEEAQLEQSLLSGRVQLDSIVKSLKTTQDELNQARSKLSLIQDNQKEMTKTIEEYNNALSSINGGNLSNLPDLSEGFAEKANGGFRSADDSFKSRIAMFNNSSGAKEPPADPFQTEDPFKSDLFQDPFGGDPFKESDPFKGTSQEDFFKKSDKSDLFGSAEPFGRKPTPPVKPSAFSSGGDPFASNSPKPKDSDLFGKADPFGSNSFGSKGGGFADFSQMSKKPDNPALPSKKNVPNRPAPPYGSEHDKFGNESQQLEWAKRESEREEQERLRRLRLQEQQDLELAIALSRADMPNA
- the eps15l1b gene encoding epidermal growth factor receptor substrate 15-like 1 isoform X2, whose protein sequence is MAALMTLNQLSNGNPSFESYYRQLDPGNTGKISAGDAAQFLKKSGLSDSTLGKIWDMADSERRGYLDKRGFFLALRLVASAQGGNDISLSNLHQNVAAPKFKDTSSPLLGISTTAPESQWAIRSDEKGKFEGIFESLAPVNGLLSGDKVRPVLLNSKLPMDVLGKIWELSDIDKDGNLDKEEFTVVMHLVYRAMEKEPVPASLPASLIPPSKRKKSAVGLPGAVAVLPALSGLMSGPAPLKETLRSTSPYTTSAVNLSPKHSFKSSSPPAVNWVVPVADREKYDDIFKTTDKDNDGLVTGGEVIEIFMQSSLSQTMLAQIWGLADTKQTGKLSREQFSLAMYLIDQKVNKGKDPPSALTPDMIPPSERTGTSTTVTSYAGLMSSVRPELAALANMRRDSASSTGSVELTGIKELDDLSQEVAQLQREKFILEQEIKEKEEAIRRQNTDVQDMQNDLDRESSSLQDLESQKQDSQERLEEMDQQRSKLEGMLNDIKQKCQDETQMISSLQSQIHSQESDLRSQEDELSRTKADLSRLQEEEAQLEQSLLSGRVQLDSIVKSLKTTQDELNQARSKLSLIQDNQKEMTKTIEEYNNALSSINGGNLSNLPDLSEGFAEKANGGFRSADDSFKSRIAMFNNSSGAKEPPADPFQTEDPFKSDLFQDPFGGDPFKESDPFKGTSQEDFFKKSDKSDLFGSAEPFGRKPTPPVKPSAFSSGGDPFASNSPKPKDSDLFGKADPFGSNSFGSKGGGFADFSQMSKKPDNPALPSKKNVPNRPAPPYGLLGLSPPQPPLSVCSAANSKDSIVTSHANKASKDCPVGFADIGSFGNESQQLEWAKRESEREEQERLRRLRLQEQQDLELAIALSRADMPNA
- the eps15l1b gene encoding epidermal growth factor receptor substrate 15-like 1 isoform X3, with amino-acid sequence MAALMTLNQLSNGNPSFESYYRQLDPGNTGKISAGDAAQFLKKSGLSDSTLGKIWDMADSERRGYLDKRGFFLALRLVASAQGGNDISLSNLHQNVAAPKFKDTSSPLLGISTTAPESQWAIRSDEKGKFEGIFESLAPVNGLLSGDKVRPVLLNSKLPMDVLGKIWELSDIDKDGNLDKEEFTVVMHLVYRAMEKEPVPASLPASLIPPSKRKKSAVGLPGAVAVLPALSGLMSGPAPLKETLRSTSPYTTSAVNLSPKHSFKSSSPPAVNWVVPVADREKYDDIFKTTDKDNDGLVTGGEVIEIFMQSSLSQTMLAQIWGLADTKQTGKLSREQFSLAMYLIDQKVNKGKDPPSALTPDMIPPSERTGTSTTVTSYAGLMSSVRPELAALANMRRDSASSTGSVELTGIKELDDLSQEVAQLQREKFILEQEIKEKEEAIRRQNTDVQDMQNDLDRESSSLQDLESQKQDSQERLEEMDQQRSKLEGMLNDIKQKCQDETQMISSLQSQIHSQESDLRSQEDELSRTKADLSRLQEEEAQLEQSLLSGRVQLDSIVKSLKTTQDELNQARSKLSLIQDNQKEMTKTIEEYNNALSSINGGNLSNLPDLSEGFAEKANGGFRSADDSFKSRIAMFNNSSGAKEPPADPFQTEDPFKSDLFQDPFGGDPFKESDPFKGTSQEDFFKKSDKSDLFGSAEPFGRKPTPPVKPSAFSSGGDPFASNSPKPKDSDLFGKADPFGSNSFGSKGGGFADFSQMSKKPDNPALPSKKNVPNRPAPPYVGLLGLSPPQPPLSVCSAANSKDSIVTSHANKASKDCPVGFADIGSDPNTTSLEMRASSWSGPSGRASARSRRG
- the eps15l1b gene encoding epidermal growth factor receptor substrate 15-like 1 isoform X4, translated to MAALMTLNQLSNGNPSFESYYRQLDPGNTGKISAGDAAQFLKKSGLSDSTLGKIWDMADSERRGYLDKRGFFLALRLVASAQGGNDISLSNLHQNVAAPKFKDTSSPLLGISTTAPESQWAIRSDEKGKFEGIFESLAPVNGLLSGDKVRPVLLNSKLPMDVLGKIWELSDIDKDGNLDKEEFTVVMHLVYRAMEKEPVPASLPASLIPPSKRKKSAVGLPGAVAVLPALSGLMSGPAPLKETLRSTSPYTTSAVNLSPKHSFKSSSPPAVNWVVPVADREKYDDIFKTTDKDNDGLVTGGEVIEIFMQSSLSQTMLAQIWGLADTKQTGKLSREQFSLAMYLIDQKVNKGKDPPSALTPDMIPPSERTGTSTTVTDSASSTGSVELTGIKELDDLSQEVAQLQREKFILEQEIKEKEEAIRRQNTDVQDMQNDLDRESSSLQDLESQKQDSQERLEEMDQQRSKLEGMLNDIKQKCQDETQMISSLQSQIHSQESDLRSQEDELSRTKADLSRLQEEEAQLEQSLLSGRVQLDSIVKSLKTTQDELNQARSKLSLIQDNQKEMTKTIEEYNNALSSINGGNLSNLPDLSEGFAEKANGGFRSADDSFKSRIAMFNNSSGAKEPPADPFQTEDPFKSDLFQDPFGGDPFKESDPFKGTSQEDFFKKSDKSDLFGSAEPFGRKPTPPVKPSAFSSGGDPFASNSPKPKDSDLFGKADPFGSNSFGSKGGGFADFSQMSKKPDNPALPSKKNVPNRPAPPYVGLLGLSPPQPPLSVCSAANSKDSIVTSHANKASKDCPVGFADIGSFGNESQQLEWAKRESEREEQERLRRLRLQEQQDLELAIALSRADMPNA